In Salana multivorans, a single genomic region encodes these proteins:
- a CDS encoding response regulator gives MTAAPVRVLVVDDEPLIRHSLRVILEGARDLAVVAEAATGEDAVAQAVRTRPDVVLMDIRMPGGDGLEATRRITTDPALTGTRVLVLSMFELDSYVNLALRGGASGFLLKDSEPELLVDAVRRTHAGESLFAPTILTRLVAHYLDGTARSTRSGPRRPATLTERETEVLTLVGRGLSNHEIAEALVISMGTVKTHVGNLLAKLAARDRAQLVIAAYDHGLVRAGEGGQDVAASRWRATS, from the coding sequence ATGACCGCCGCCCCCGTCCGCGTCCTCGTCGTCGACGACGAGCCGCTCATCCGGCACAGCCTGCGCGTCATCCTCGAGGGCGCGCGGGACCTCGCCGTCGTCGCCGAGGCGGCGACGGGTGAGGACGCGGTCGCGCAGGCCGTCCGGACGCGGCCCGACGTCGTGCTCATGGACATCCGCATGCCCGGCGGCGACGGGCTCGAGGCCACGCGACGGATCACGACGGACCCCGCGCTCACCGGCACCCGGGTCCTCGTGCTCAGCATGTTCGAGCTGGACTCCTACGTGAACCTCGCCCTGCGCGGCGGCGCGAGCGGGTTCCTGCTCAAGGACAGCGAGCCCGAGCTGCTCGTCGACGCGGTCCGCCGCACGCACGCCGGGGAGTCGCTGTTCGCCCCGACAATCCTCACCCGCCTCGTCGCCCACTACCTCGACGGGACCGCCCGGTCGACGCGGTCGGGGCCGCGGCGACCGGCCACCCTGACGGAGCGCGAGACCGAGGTGCTCACGCTGGTCGGCCGCGGCCTGTCCAACCACGAGATCGCCGAGGCGCTCGTCATCTCGATGGGCACCGTCAAGACGCACGTCGGCAACCTGCTGGCCAAGCTCGCGGCGCGCGACCGGGCACAGCTCGTCATCGCGGCCTACGACCACGGCCTCGTCCGGGCGGGCGAGGGCGGTCAGGACGTCGCGGCCTCGCGCTGGCGCGCCACCTCGTAG
- the rlmB gene encoding 23S rRNA (guanosine(2251)-2'-O)-methyltransferase RlmB has translation MAGNSQRRGAVRKPGSKKGARVGTGGHGRQALEGRGPTPKAVDRVGHPAARRAAAAAKRDATKPKQGRPAGSARARGHEIVVGRNAVVEALRAGAPARSLHVAASVEADDRVREILRLATGSGLPLIETTKTDLDVMSDRAVHQGVLLTIEEYTYAEPLDLVDAAEAAGVPALVVALDGITDPRNLGAIIRSAGAFGASGVLVPERRSAGVNAAAWKTSAGAAARVPVARATNLVRALQDLKEAGCFVVGLDGDGSTDIADLAVADGPVVLVAGSEGKGLSRLVRQNCDVVAAIPIASSVESLNASVAASLALYEVARQREAATS, from the coding sequence ATGGCGGGGAACTCCCAGCGACGGGGCGCGGTGCGCAAGCCGGGCTCGAAGAAGGGCGCGCGCGTCGGCACGGGCGGCCACGGCCGACAGGCGCTCGAGGGGCGCGGCCCGACGCCGAAGGCGGTCGACCGCGTCGGGCACCCGGCCGCGCGCCGGGCGGCGGCCGCGGCCAAGCGCGACGCGACCAAGCCCAAGCAGGGCCGTCCGGCGGGCTCGGCCCGCGCCCGCGGCCACGAGATCGTCGTCGGCCGCAACGCCGTCGTCGAGGCGCTCCGAGCCGGGGCGCCCGCGCGGTCGCTGCACGTGGCCGCGAGCGTCGAGGCGGACGACCGGGTGCGCGAGATCCTCCGGCTCGCGACCGGTTCCGGCCTGCCGCTCATCGAGACCACCAAGACCGACCTCGACGTCATGAGCGATCGCGCCGTGCACCAGGGCGTGCTGCTGACGATCGAGGAGTACACCTACGCCGAGCCGCTCGACCTGGTCGACGCGGCCGAGGCGGCCGGCGTCCCCGCGCTGGTCGTGGCGCTCGACGGCATCACGGACCCGCGCAACCTCGGGGCGATCATCCGCTCCGCCGGTGCGTTCGGGGCCAGCGGCGTCCTCGTCCCCGAGCGGCGCTCGGCCGGCGTCAACGCCGCCGCCTGGAAGACCTCGGCCGGCGCCGCCGCCCGCGTGCCGGTCGCGCGCGCGACGAACCTCGTGCGCGCGCTGCAGGACCTCAAGGAGGCCGGCTGCTTCGTCGTCGGGCTGGACGGCGACGGCTCGACCGACATCGCCGACCTCGCGGTCGCCGACGGACCGGTCGTGCTCGTGGCCGGGTCGGAGGGCAAGGGCCTGTCCCGGCTGGTCCGGCAGAACTGCGACGTCGTCGCGGCGATCCCGATCGCCTCGTCCGTCGAGTCGCTCAACGCCTCGGTCGCGGCGTCGCTCGCGCTCTACGAGGTGGCGCGCCAGCGCGAGGCCGCGACGTCCTGA
- a CDS encoding CarD family transcriptional regulator encodes MTFEVGETVVYPHHGAALIEKISTRVLRGEEKIYLTLRVAQGDLVIEVPAENIDLVGVRDVVGQEGLERVFEVLRAEYTEEPTNWSRRFKANVEKIASGDVIKVAEVVRDLSRRDQGRGLSAGEKRMLARARQILVSELALAKKTEEEQAEAILDEVLAS; translated from the coding sequence ATGACTTTTGAGGTCGGCGAGACTGTCGTCTATCCGCACCACGGTGCGGCGCTCATCGAGAAGATCTCCACCCGGGTGCTGCGCGGTGAGGAGAAGATCTACCTCACGCTCCGCGTCGCCCAGGGCGACCTCGTGATCGAGGTTCCGGCCGAGAACATCGACCTCGTCGGTGTTCGGGACGTGGTGGGCCAGGAAGGGCTCGAGCGCGTCTTCGAGGTGCTGCGCGCCGAGTACACCGAGGAGCCGACGAACTGGTCCCGCCGGTTCAAGGCCAATGTCGAGAAGATCGCCTCCGGTGACGTCATCAAGGTCGCCGAGGTCGTGCGGGACCTGTCCCGCCGCGATCAGGGCCGCGGTCTCTCGGCCGGGGAGAAGCGCATGCTCGCCCGCGCCCGTCAGATCCTCGTCTCGGAGCTCGCGCTCGCGAAGAAGACCGAGGAGGAGCAGGCCGAGGCCATCCTCGACGAGGTCCTCGCGTCCTAG
- the cysS gene encoding cysteine--tRNA ligase, whose product MSLRLYDSASRSQRDFVPLTPGRVGMYVCGATVQGEPHVGHLRSAIAFDVLVRWLRRSGYEVTLVRNVTDIDDKILQKAAANDAAWWAWAYRYEREFSAAYDALGVLPPSYEPRATGHVPEMIALMELLVARGHAYRGAEGNVWFDVRSLPDYGSLTHQRLENLEPDDDASPEKRSPQDFALWKAARPGEPATASWDTPFGRGRPGWHLECSAMAQRYLGDTFDIHGGGIDLRFPHHENEQAQSHAAGYPFARYWLHNAWVTSGGEKMSKSLGNYLSVPNVLARAGAPVLRLALAGVHYRSTVEFSDETLADAAAAWERFSGFVTRATEVAGEAALEEVAAADLPAEFVAAMDDDVNVAAALAVVHEWLRRGNTALAAGDTAAAGAAALVLRAMLDVLGLDPLAPRWRASSDGDGAARDALDVLVTAALEERASARADRDWSRADELRDRLAAAGVVVEDGPDGARWSVRG is encoded by the coding sequence GTGAGCCTGCGCCTGTACGACTCCGCGTCGCGGAGCCAGCGAGACTTCGTGCCCCTGACACCCGGTCGGGTCGGCATGTACGTCTGCGGCGCCACGGTGCAGGGGGAGCCCCACGTCGGGCACCTGCGCTCGGCCATCGCCTTCGACGTCCTCGTGCGCTGGCTGCGGCGCAGCGGCTACGAGGTGACGCTCGTCCGCAACGTCACGGACATCGACGACAAGATCCTCCAGAAGGCCGCGGCGAACGACGCCGCGTGGTGGGCGTGGGCCTACCGCTACGAGCGCGAGTTCTCCGCCGCCTACGACGCGCTCGGCGTCCTGCCGCCCAGCTACGAGCCGCGGGCCACGGGGCACGTGCCCGAGATGATCGCGCTCATGGAGCTCCTCGTGGCGCGCGGGCACGCCTACCGGGGCGCGGAGGGCAACGTCTGGTTCGACGTCCGCTCGCTGCCCGACTACGGCTCGCTCACGCACCAGCGGCTGGAGAACCTCGAGCCGGACGACGACGCCTCCCCCGAGAAGCGCTCCCCGCAGGACTTCGCCCTGTGGAAGGCGGCACGCCCCGGAGAGCCGGCGACGGCCTCGTGGGACACCCCGTTCGGTCGCGGCAGGCCCGGCTGGCACCTCGAGTGCTCCGCGATGGCGCAGCGCTACCTCGGCGACACCTTCGACATCCACGGCGGCGGCATCGACCTGCGCTTCCCCCACCACGAGAACGAGCAGGCGCAGAGCCACGCCGCCGGGTACCCGTTCGCGCGGTACTGGCTGCACAACGCCTGGGTCACCTCGGGCGGGGAGAAGATGAGCAAGTCGCTCGGCAACTACCTCTCCGTCCCCAACGTGCTCGCCCGGGCCGGCGCCCCCGTCCTGCGGCTCGCGCTCGCCGGCGTCCACTACCGCTCGACCGTCGAGTTCTCCGACGAGACGCTGGCCGACGCGGCCGCGGCCTGGGAGCGGTTCTCCGGCTTCGTGACCCGCGCGACCGAGGTCGCCGGGGAGGCCGCGCTCGAGGAGGTGGCCGCGGCGGACCTGCCGGCCGAGTTCGTCGCCGCGATGGACGACGACGTCAACGTCGCCGCGGCCCTCGCCGTCGTGCACGAGTGGCTGCGCCGCGGGAACACCGCACTCGCCGCCGGCGACACCGCCGCCGCGGGAGCGGCGGCGCTCGTCCTGCGAGCGATGCTCGACGTCCTCGGGCTCGACCCGCTCGCGCCGCGGTGGCGCGCGTCGAGCGACGGGGACGGCGCCGCCCGCGACGCGCTCGACGTCCTCGTGACGGCGGCGCTCGAGGAGCGGGCGAGCGCCCGGGCGGACCGGGACTGGTCCCGGGCCGACGAGCTGCGCGACCGGCTCGCGGCGGCCGGCGTGGTCGTCGAGGACGGACCCGACGGCGCGCGCTGGAGCGTCCGCGGCTGA